A genomic region of Ovis aries strain OAR_USU_Benz2616 breed Rambouillet chromosome 20, ARS-UI_Ramb_v3.0, whole genome shotgun sequence contains the following coding sequences:
- the PPP1R18 gene encoding phostensin isoform X1 — protein sequence MATIPDWKLQLLARRRQEEAAVRGRETAERERLSQMPAWKRGLLERRRAKLGLSPGEPSPAPGTTEAGPPNPDESAVLLEAIGPVHQNRFIRQERQQQQQQQQQQQQQRSEELLTDKRPGPLETRGRRPSPGETRDPSPKGRESREERLSPREAREKRLGIGGARESSPRPLESRDWRQSPGEAGDRSSRLSEVRKWRLSPGETPERSLRLAEPREQSPRRTEVVDSKRSPEESDNQKLGLTDSHKWRPDPKESPGQSLGQLEASEWRPSSGEERKDCSEEWGRKDERPIPRMDPEGTTASSETPTREAPDSRSAGPEGAEERPSPVEDGERGLRPPEGWKWTLNSGKARDWTPRDTEPQPQKPDTPESVEKHVGPLGAEAEKEEAGAQSRPLGALQDRCSAPSPLSPEDAGTGASRRQEEEAGELRPPPAAPLSPPPPAPPAPQSLGDPLMSRLFYGVKAGPGVGAPRRSGHTFTVNPRRSAPPAAPATPAAPATADTAVPGAGKKRYPTAEEILVLGGYLRLSRSCLVKGSPERRHKQLKISFSETALETTYQYPSESSVLEELGPEPEAPSAPSPPAAQADDEEEEEELLLLQPELQGGLRTKALIVGERRLRRPVGAACWSERALQFRRKGDLMLALGRSLAGTLAQQLL from the exons ATGGCCACCATCCCAGACTGGAAGCTACAGCTGCTAGCCCGGCGCCGGCAGGAAGAGGCAGCCGTTCGCGGCCGTGAGACGGCAGAGCGGGAGCGGCTGTCGCAGATGCCAGCCTGGAAGCGGGGCCTTCTGGAGCGCCGCCGGGCCAAGCTTGGTCTGTCTCCTGGGGAGCCTAGCCCTGCGCCTGGGACTACGGAGGCTGGACCTCCAAACCCAGACGAGTCTGCTGTCCTCCTGGAGGCCATTGGGCCTGTGCACCAGAACCGATTTATCCGGCAAGagcgccagcagcagcagcagcagcagcagcagcagcaacagcagcggaGTGAAGAGCTACTCACGGACAAACGGCCTGGACCTTTGGAGACCCGGGGGCGGAGACCCAGCCCCGGGGAGACACGGGATCCCAGCCCCAAGGGAAGAGAGTCCAGGGAAGAGCGGCTCAGTCCTAGGGAGGCCAGAGAGAAGAGGCTGGGGATAGGGGGCGCTCGAGAGTCGAGCCCCAGGCCTTTGGAGTCTCGGGACTGGAGGCAGAGCCCAGGAGAGGCTGGAGACAGGAGCTCTAGACTGTCAGAGGTGCGGAAATGGAGGCTGAGCCCTGGAGAAACTCCTGAGCGGAGTTTGAGACTGGCAGAGCCCCGAGAACAAAGCCCCAGGAGAACAGAGGTGGTGGACAGTAAACGGAGCCCCGAAGAGTCTGACAACCAGAAGCTGGGCCTGACAGACTCCCATAAATGGAGGCCTGACCCCAAAGAGTCTCCGGGACAGAGTTTGGGACAACTGGAGGCATCAGAGTGGAGGCCGAGttcaggagaagaaagaaaagactgcTCAGAGGAATGGGGGAGAAAAGACGAGAGGCCGATTCCAAGAATGGACCCAGAAGGGACCACAGCGTCGTCAGAGACCCCAACAAGGGAGGCTCCAGACAGTCGCTCTGCAGGACCAGAGGGAGCAGAAGAAAGGCCCAGCCCCGTAGAGGATGGCGAGAGGGGCCTGCGGCCCCCGGAAGGATGGAAATGGACCCTGAACTCTGGGAAGGCCCGAGACTGGACACCCAGGGACACAGAGCCTCAGCCCCAGAAACCAGACACTCCAGAGTCTGTTGAGAAGCACGTGGGTCCTTTGGGTGCAGAGGCTGAGAAGGAGGAGGCGGGCGCTCAGAGCAGGCCTCTGGGCGCCCTGCAGGACCGCTGCTCTGCGccctcccccctctccccagAGGACGCCGGGACTGGAGCCTCTAGACGGCAGGAAGAGGAAGCAGGGGAACTCCGGCCCCCACCCGCAGCCCCtctgtctcccccacccccagccccacctgcccCCCAGTCCCTTGGGGATCCCCTCATGAGCCGGCTCTTCTACGGGGTGAAGgcagggccaggggtgggggcccCCCGCCGCAGCGGACACACCTTCACAGTCAACCCCCGGCGGTCCGCGCCCCCTGCAGCCCCTGCCACTCCAGCCGCCCCAGCCACAGCTGACACGGCGGTCCCTGGGGCTGGGAAGAAGCGGTACCCGACTGCCGAGGAGATCTTGGTTCTGGGGGGCTACCTCCGCCTCAGCCGCAGCTGCCTTGTCAAGGGGTCCCCTGAAAGGCGCCACAAACAG CTCAAGATCTCCTTCAGCGAGACAGCCCTGGAGACCACGTATCAGTATCCCTCGGAGAGTTCGGTGCTAGAAGAGCTGGGCCCAGAGCCTGAGGCCCCCAGCGCCCCCAGTCCGCCAGCGGCCCAAGCCGACgacgaagaggaggaggaggagctgctgTTGCTGCAGCCAGAGCTTCAGGGCGGGCTCCGCACCAAGGCCCTGATAGTGGGTGAGCGCAGACTTCGCCGGCCCGTTGGCGCCGCCTGCTGGTCTGAGCGGGCACTGCAGTTCAGGAGGAAGGGGGATTTAATGTTGGCGCTTGGAAGGAGCTTGGCCGGGACTCTAGCCCAACAGCTCCtttag
- the PPP1R18 gene encoding phostensin isoform X2 — MATIPDWKLQLLARRRQEEAAVRGRETAERERLSQMPAWKRGLLERRRAKLGLSPGEPSPAPGTTEAGPPNPDESAVLLEAIGPVHQNRFIRQERQQQQQQQQQQQQQRSEELLTDKRPGPLETRGRRPSPGETRDPSPKGRESREERLSPREAREKRLGIGGARESSPRPLESRDWRQSPGEAGDRSSRLSEVRKWRLSPGETPERSLRLAEPREQSPRRTEVVDSKRSPEESDNQKLGLTDSHKWRPDPKESPGQSLGQLEASEWRPSSGEERKDCSEEWGRKDERPIPRMDPEGTTASSETPTREAPDSRSAGPEGAEERPSPVEDGERGLRPPEGWKWTLNSGKARDWTPRDTEPQPQKPDTPESVEKHVGPLGAEAEKEEAGAQSRPLGALQDRCSAPSPLSPEDAGTGASRRQEEEAGELRPPPAAPLSPPPPAPPAPQSLGDPLMSRLFYGVKAGPGVGAPRRSGHTFTVNPRRSAPPAAPATPAAPATADTAVPGAGKKRYPTAEEILVLGGYLRLSRSCLVKGSPERRHKQLKISFSETALETTYQYPSESSVLEELGPEPEAPSAPSPPAAQADDEEEEEELLLLQPELQGGLRTKALIVDESCRR, encoded by the exons ATGGCCACCATCCCAGACTGGAAGCTACAGCTGCTAGCCCGGCGCCGGCAGGAAGAGGCAGCCGTTCGCGGCCGTGAGACGGCAGAGCGGGAGCGGCTGTCGCAGATGCCAGCCTGGAAGCGGGGCCTTCTGGAGCGCCGCCGGGCCAAGCTTGGTCTGTCTCCTGGGGAGCCTAGCCCTGCGCCTGGGACTACGGAGGCTGGACCTCCAAACCCAGACGAGTCTGCTGTCCTCCTGGAGGCCATTGGGCCTGTGCACCAGAACCGATTTATCCGGCAAGagcgccagcagcagcagcagcagcagcagcagcagcaacagcagcggaGTGAAGAGCTACTCACGGACAAACGGCCTGGACCTTTGGAGACCCGGGGGCGGAGACCCAGCCCCGGGGAGACACGGGATCCCAGCCCCAAGGGAAGAGAGTCCAGGGAAGAGCGGCTCAGTCCTAGGGAGGCCAGAGAGAAGAGGCTGGGGATAGGGGGCGCTCGAGAGTCGAGCCCCAGGCCTTTGGAGTCTCGGGACTGGAGGCAGAGCCCAGGAGAGGCTGGAGACAGGAGCTCTAGACTGTCAGAGGTGCGGAAATGGAGGCTGAGCCCTGGAGAAACTCCTGAGCGGAGTTTGAGACTGGCAGAGCCCCGAGAACAAAGCCCCAGGAGAACAGAGGTGGTGGACAGTAAACGGAGCCCCGAAGAGTCTGACAACCAGAAGCTGGGCCTGACAGACTCCCATAAATGGAGGCCTGACCCCAAAGAGTCTCCGGGACAGAGTTTGGGACAACTGGAGGCATCAGAGTGGAGGCCGAGttcaggagaagaaagaaaagactgcTCAGAGGAATGGGGGAGAAAAGACGAGAGGCCGATTCCAAGAATGGACCCAGAAGGGACCACAGCGTCGTCAGAGACCCCAACAAGGGAGGCTCCAGACAGTCGCTCTGCAGGACCAGAGGGAGCAGAAGAAAGGCCCAGCCCCGTAGAGGATGGCGAGAGGGGCCTGCGGCCCCCGGAAGGATGGAAATGGACCCTGAACTCTGGGAAGGCCCGAGACTGGACACCCAGGGACACAGAGCCTCAGCCCCAGAAACCAGACACTCCAGAGTCTGTTGAGAAGCACGTGGGTCCTTTGGGTGCAGAGGCTGAGAAGGAGGAGGCGGGCGCTCAGAGCAGGCCTCTGGGCGCCCTGCAGGACCGCTGCTCTGCGccctcccccctctccccagAGGACGCCGGGACTGGAGCCTCTAGACGGCAGGAAGAGGAAGCAGGGGAACTCCGGCCCCCACCCGCAGCCCCtctgtctcccccacccccagccccacctgcccCCCAGTCCCTTGGGGATCCCCTCATGAGCCGGCTCTTCTACGGGGTGAAGgcagggccaggggtgggggcccCCCGCCGCAGCGGACACACCTTCACAGTCAACCCCCGGCGGTCCGCGCCCCCTGCAGCCCCTGCCACTCCAGCCGCCCCAGCCACAGCTGACACGGCGGTCCCTGGGGCTGGGAAGAAGCGGTACCCGACTGCCGAGGAGATCTTGGTTCTGGGGGGCTACCTCCGCCTCAGCCGCAGCTGCCTTGTCAAGGGGTCCCCTGAAAGGCGCCACAAACAG CTCAAGATCTCCTTCAGCGAGACAGCCCTGGAGACCACGTATCAGTATCCCTCGGAGAGTTCGGTGCTAGAAGAGCTGGGCCCAGAGCCTGAGGCCCCCAGCGCCCCCAGTCCGCCAGCGGCCCAAGCCGACgacgaagaggaggaggaggagctgctgTTGCTGCAGCCAGAGCTTCAGGGCGGGCTCCGCACCAAGGCCCTGATAGTGG ATGAGTCTTGCCGGAGGTGA
- the NRM gene encoding nurim translates to MAPALLLVPAALASFILAFGTGVEFVRFTSLRPLLGRISESGNPDARQGWLAALQDQSILVPLVWDLGLLLLFVGQHSLMATETVKEWMSRYFGVLQRSLYVACTALALQLVMRYWEPVPRGPVLWEARAEPWATWVPLLCFVLHVISWLLIFSILLVFDYAELMGLKQVYYHVLGLGEPLALKSPRALRLFSHLRHPVCVELLTVLWVVPTLGTDRLLLALLLTLYLGLAHGLDQHDLRYLRAQLQRKLHLLSRPQDGEAE, encoded by the exons ATGGCCCCTGCACTGCTCCTGGTCCCTGCTGCCCTCGCCTCTTTCATCCTGGCCTTTGGCACCGGAGTGGAGTTCGTACGATTTACCTCCCTTCGGCCACTTCTTGGAAGAATCTCGGAGTCTGGCAATCCGG ATGCCCGCCAGGGATGGCTGGCTGCCCTGCAGGACCAAAGCATCCTTGTCCCGCTGGTTTGGGATCTGGGGCTCCTGTTACTGTTTGTGGGGCAGCACAGCCTCATGGCAACTGAGACCGTGAAGGAATGGATGTCCCGGTACTTTGGGGTCCTTCAGAGGTCACTGTACGTGGCATGCACTGCCCTGGCCTTGCAG cTGGTGATGCGGTACTGGGAGCCTGTGCCCAGGGGTCCTGTGTTGTGGGAGGCTCGGGCTGAGCCATGGGCCACTTGGGTGCCCCTCCTCTGCTTTGTCCTCCACGTCATTTCCTGGCTCCTCATCTTCAGCATCCTTCTCGTCTTCGACTACGCAGAGCTCATGGGCCTGAAACAG GTGTACTACCATGTGCTGGGGCTGGGCGAGCCTCTGGCCCTGAAGTCGCCCCGGGCTCTGAGACTCTTCTCCCACCTGCGCCATCCAGTGTGCGTGGAGCTGCTGACAGTGCTATGGGTGGTACCCACCCTGGGCACTGACCGCCTGCTCCTTGCTCTCCTCCTTACCCTCTACCTGGGCCTGGCTCACGGACTGGACCAGCATGATCTCCGCTATCTCCGGGCCCAGCTACAAAGAAAACTCCACCTGCTCTCCCGGCCCCAGGATGGGGAGGCCGAGTAA